CAGCGGTGCAATGGCTGCTGGAAAACAATGATTGTGATCTGATCTTCAGTGATGATGGCCTTCAGCACTACCGCTTAGGGCGTCATATAGAAATTGCTGTCGTTGACGGTCATCGCGGCCTGGGGAATGGCCATTGTCTGCCGGTCGGGCCGCTTAGGGAGCCGCCTGAGCGTCTTGCTGAAGTGGATTTTTGTGTGGTCAATGGCTATGCGGCCAGCACACCTGTAACGACTTCCTTTACAATGCATATTCGTGCCCAGCAAATGGTTCATGTGCATACAGGGCAGGCTTCTGATGTTCACGCATGGAGTGGGCGAGAGGTCATTGCGATGGCCGGAATAGGTAATCCCACACGTTTTTTTTCGACGTTGGAATCGCTAGGCATCAAAATTACGCGTTCTATCAGTAAGCCTGACCACTATCACTTTCAGCAAGAAGATATACCGAGTGGAGGCATGCCGGTTGTCGTAACAGCTAAAGATGCTGTGAAGTGTGGTGGTTTTGCAGTAGATAACCTGTGGTATCTGGATATTACTGCGGTGCTGTCAGATAGCTTTTTTAGCGCGTTGGCGGAAAAGCTACGTAGCCTTAACCTGAAAAGGCGCTGAAATCTGCTTTCCAAATGTTAACAATGCACGTTGCTGTCGAGGCTTAGCCTTGCCCGGTGGGTTGTATAAATCGATATCTATCATCGTGTTGTCCGTCAGGATCAGCATGCCTAGTTTTACGGAGATCCAGAATGGATAAGCAGTTATTGGATTTGCTAGTGTGCCCCGTTACCAAGGCGCCGCTTGAGTGGCATGCCGATCGTCAGGAGCTATTTTGCTATGCCAGCAATCTCGCTTATCCGGTACGTGATGGTATTCCCGTGATGTTGGAGTCAGAAGCGCGTAGCTTGACCGAAGAAGAACGGGCGAAGCGTCCAAAGCAGCGTTAATAAAGAAGCGGCCTTTTTGCTGCAAGGTAGTATTTGTTCGGGAGTTTCACAGACTATGTCGTTTCTGGTTGTCATCCCTGCCCGTTACGCGTCCACCCGCCTGAAAGGCAAACCCCTGCTGGATATCGCCGGTAAGCCAATGGTCCAGCACACGTGGGAGAAAGCGTGTGCCAGTGGAGCGGCGCGCGTCATCATCGCTACTGATGATGAGAGAATTGAAAGCATGGCCAGAGCCTTCGGCGCTGAAGTATGTATGACTTCTGCGGCACATCCCTCCGGTACTGATCGGATTCAGGAGGTGGCGTCACAGTTGAAACTGTCAGATGACGAGGTCATCGTGAACGTTCAGGGGGATGAGCCGATGCTGCCTGCAACCTTGATTGATCAGGTCGCGCAGACTCTGCTGAAGCATCCTCAGGCGGACATGGCAACGTTGTGCGAGCCGATTGAGGATATGGCGTTATTCGCCAATCCCAACGTGGTCAAGCTCGTTAAAGATGTACATGGTAAGGCGCTTTATTTTAGCCGTGCGCCTGTATCGTGGCATCGGGATGAGTTTGCTCAAGGTATCAGCGATGTTCCGCCGTCAGGCTGGCAGGCATTTCGACATATCGGGCTGTACAGTTACCGTGTTGGTTTGTTGAATCAGTTCGTCCAGTGGTCACCCGCTCCGATAGAACAATGGGAGGCGCTGGAGCAGCTACGTGTACTGTGGAATGGTGGCTATATTCAGGTCTCTGAGGCGTCGGTCATTCCTCCTGCTGGTGTAGATACACCTGATGATCTGGTACGAGTACGTTCGATAC
This genomic interval from Pokkaliibacter sp. MBI-7 contains the following:
- the lpxK gene encoding tetraacyldisaccharide 4'-kinase — protein: MALSSESLWYGNNKLSYLLWPLEVLFKRLASRRRQRLQTNAWLAPVPVVVVGNISIGGTGKTPLITALVTWAKQQGYRPGVVSRGYGGQSDVYPLTVEVDTDPAISGDEPALLRKLCDCPVVIAPDRVAAVQWLLENNDCDLIFSDDGLQHYRLGRHIEIAVVDGHRGLGNGHCLPVGPLREPPERLAEVDFCVVNGYAASTPVTTSFTMHIRAQQMVHVHTGQASDVHAWSGREVIAMAGIGNPTRFFSTLESLGIKITRSISKPDHYHFQQEDIPSGGMPVVVTAKDAVKCGGFAVDNLWYLDITAVLSDSFFSALAEKLRSLNLKRR
- the kdsB gene encoding 3-deoxy-manno-octulosonate cytidylyltransferase, encoding MSFLVVIPARYASTRLKGKPLLDIAGKPMVQHTWEKACASGAARVIIATDDERIESMARAFGAEVCMTSAAHPSGTDRIQEVASQLKLSDDEVIVNVQGDEPMLPATLIDQVAQTLLKHPQADMATLCEPIEDMALFANPNVVKLVKDVHGKALYFSRAPVSWHRDEFAQGISDVPPSGWQAFRHIGLYSYRVGLLNQFVQWSPAPIEQWEALEQLRVLWNGGYIQVSEASVIPPAGVDTPDDLVRVRSILGDGR
- a CDS encoding Trm112 family protein — protein: MDKQLLDLLVCPVTKAPLEWHADRQELFCYASNLAYPVRDGIPVMLESEARSLTEEERAKRPKQR